Below is a genomic region from Marinobacter bohaiensis.
CAACGAGTACAGCCTGACCCCGTCCGATGTGACCGCGGCCATCGAAGTGCAGAACAATCAGGTCACCGGCGGTCAGCTGGGCGGCTCGCCGTCCGTCGACCAGCAGCAGATGAACGCCACCATCGTGGTGCAGACGCTGCTGTCCTCGCCGGAGGAATTCGGCAAGATTCTGCTGAAAGTGACCTCCGACGGTTCCAAGGTGCGCCTCCACGACGTGGCCCGCATCACCCTGGGCGCCGAGGATTACTCCATTCGCGGCCGATTCAATGGCCAGGCGGCGGCCGGTCTGGGCATCAACCTGGCGTCCGGCGCCAACGCCCTGGATACCGCCAACCGGGTGCGTGACCGGATCGACGAACTGAGCGCCTACTTCCCGGAAGGGCTGGAAGTCCAGTACCCCTACGACACCACGCCGTTCGTGAAGATCTCCATCGAAGAAGTGGTCAAGACCCTGTTCGAAGGCATCGTGCTGGTGTTCCTGGTCATGTACCTGTTCCTGCAAAACTTCCGCGCCACGCTGATCCCGACGATCGCCGTGCCGGTGGTCCTGCTCGGGACCTTTGGCATCCTCTTCGCCTGCGGTTTTACGGTGAACACCCTGACCATGTTCGGGATGGTGCTTGCCATCGGGCTATTGGTGGATGACGCCATCGTCGTGGTGGAGAACGTGGAACGGGTGATGGCCGAGGAAGGCCTGGGGCCGGTCGAGGCCACGCGCAAATCGATGGGCCAGATCACCGGCGCCCTGGTGGGGATCGCGCTGGTGCTGTCGGCCGTGTTCGTGCCCATGGCCTTCTTCCCCGGCTCCACCGGCGCCATCTATCGCCAGTTCTCCATCACCATCGTCTCCGCCATGGTGCTGTCGGTGCTGGTGGCCCTGATCCTGACGCCGGCCCTGTGCGCCACCATGCTCAAGCCGCACAAGGGCGATCACCACACCAAGGGTGGTTTCTTCGGCTGGTTCAACCGCAGCTTCGAGAAAGCCACCGGCCGCTACCAGGGCCGGGTGGAGAAGATCCTGGGCCGTCGTGGCCGCTACATGCTGATCTACGTGGTCATCGTGGGTGTGCTGGGCTACAGCTTCCAGCGTCTGCCGTCGGCGTTCCTGCCGGAGGAAGACCAGGGCATCCTGCTGGCCCAGGTGCAGTTGCCGGTGGGCTCCACCCAGCAGCAGACCATCGACGTGCTGAAGAAGATGGAAGACCACTTCCTCAACGACGAGAAAGAGGCGGTGCAGTCCATCTTCACCGTGGCCGGCTTCAGCTTTGCCGGCCGTGGCCAGAACTCGGGCCTGGCGTTCGTGCGCCTGAAGGACTGGGAAGACCGGGATCTGGAGAAGAATGGGGTCAACGCCATCATCGGCCGCGCCATGGCCGAGTTCTCGCAGGTACGTGAGGCGATCATCTTCGCCCTCAACCCGCCGTCGATCCCGGAACTGGGTGTGGCCAGCGGTTTCAACCTGCAGCTGCAGGACCGCGGCGCCGCCGGACACGACGCCCTGGTCGAGGCGACCAACAAACTGCTGGGCGAGGCCAACCAGAACCCGGCCCTGACCCAGGTGCGCTATAACGGCCTGCCGGACGCGCCCCAGTACCGACTCGACGTGGATCGCCAGAAGGCCAAGGCCATGGGCGTCTCCCTGAACGACGTCAATACCACCATGCAGGTGGCCTGGGGCTCCAGCTACGTCAACGATTTCACCGACCGCGGCCGGATCAAGCGGGTCTACGTCCAGGCGGACGCCCCCTACCGGATGCTGCCGGACGACATCGAAAACTGGTACGTGCGCAACGACGACGGTGAGATGGTGCCTTTCTCCAGCTTCTCCGAGGGCGAATGGACCTACGGCCCGCAGCAGTTGCAGCGCTACAACGGCGTCTCCGCCATGAACATCCAGGGCAACGCCGCGCCCGGCTACAGCACCGGTGAGGCGATGGCCGAAATGGAGAAACTGGTGAGTGGGTTGTCCGGCGGCTTCGGTTCCGAGTGGACCGGCCTCTCCTACCAGGAGAAGCAGGCGGGCAACCAGGCTCCGGCGCTCTACGCGCTGTCCATGATCGTGGTGTTCCTGTGCCTGGCCGCGCTGTACGAGAGCTGGTCGATTCCGTTCGCCGTAATGATGGTGGTGCCGCTGGGCGTCATCGGTGCGGTGTTGGCGGCGAGCCTGCGCGGGCTGGATAACGACGTGTTCTTCCAGGTGGGGCTGCTGACCACCATCGGCCTGTCAGCCAAGAACGCGATCCTGATCTGCGAATTCGCGCTGGAACTGGAGCAGCAGGGCCGTGGCCTGTTGCGGGGCACCCTGGACGCGGTGCGCATGCGACTGCGCCCGATCCTGATGACCTCCCTGGCCTTCGGCCTGGGCGTCACCCCGCTGATGCTCAGCTCCGGCGCGGGCTCCGGCGCGCGGAATGCCATCGGTACCGGCGTGTTCGGCGGCGTGGTGGCGGCCACCGTGCTGGCCATCTTCTTCATCCCGCTGTTCTACGTGGTGGTGCGCAAGCTGTCCGGCGTGCCGCTCACCGGTAGCACCGCGAAAGACGAATCATCGGACGACCGTGGGGACACCCCGGCGCTCGAACAAACGGAGGGACGCGCATGAAGCGACTGACCCCTGCGGTGCTGGTTGCCCTGACCCTGGGCGGCTGCACCCTGATGCCTGACTACCAGCGGCCGGATTCACCGGTGCCGCAAGAAGTGGGCGACAGGAACGGGACGGCCGATGCGGTCGTCCTGCCCGGCTGGGAGTCCCTGTTCAGCGATTCCCAGTTGCGGGCGCTGGTCCATACCGCCCTGGCCAACAACCGTGACCTGCGCCTGGCCATGCTCGACGTGGCCGAGGCCCGCGCCCAGTACGGCATCGAAGGTGCCGCGCTGTTCCCGGAAATCGGCGTCAACGCGGATGGCTCCCGTTCGCGGGTGCCGGCGGACCTGAGCTCCACCGGCAGCAGCACCATCTCCAGCGAGTACGGCGTGAACCTAGGCGTGGCGTCCTACGAGCTGGACCTGTTCGGCCGGGTGCGCAGCCTCAAGGAATCCGCCCTGCAGAGCTACCTGAGCACCGAGGAAGCCCGCCGCAGCGCGCAGATCACCCTGGTCTCGGAAGTGGCCAACGCCTACCTGACCCTGCTGGCGGACAAGCAGAACCTGCGCATCAGTGAAGACACCGTCGAGTCCCAGCAGGAATCGGTGGACCTGGTGCGTAACCGCTTCGACGCCGGCCTGGGCTCCGAGCTGGACGTGCGCCAGGCGGAGATCGCCCTGGAAACCGCGCGCAGCAACCGCGCCCAGTACCGTCGCCTGGTGGCCCAGGACCGCAACGCCCTGGCCGTGCTGGTCGGTGGCCCGGTTCCGGTGATTCCGGACGACAGCCTGATCGATCCGGCCGTAGCCATGTTGTCCGACGTGCCGGCTGGCCTGTCTTCCAACATCCTGCTGCAGCGCCCGGACATCCGTCAGGCGGAATACAGCCTGAAAGCGGCCAGCGCCAACATCGGCGCGGCGCGGGCGGCGTTCTACCCGAGCATCACCCTGACCGGCTCCGCCGGTACCGCCAGCAGCGAGCTGTC
It encodes:
- a CDS encoding efflux RND transporter permease subunit, producing MARFFIDRPIFAWVIAIVLMMAGALSIYNLPVEQYPTVAPPEVTISATYSGASSEAVEDSVTQVIEQQMNGIDNLLYMASTSDSSGNAQVTLTFAPGTDPDIAQVQVQNKLQLATPRLPTSVQQQGVEVTKSSDSFLMVLGFTSSDGSMAQEDIADYVGSNIKDPISRVQGVGQTQLFGAEYSMRVWLDPNKLNEYSLTPSDVTAAIEVQNNQVTGGQLGGSPSVDQQQMNATIVVQTLLSSPEEFGKILLKVTSDGSKVRLHDVARITLGAEDYSIRGRFNGQAAAGLGINLASGANALDTANRVRDRIDELSAYFPEGLEVQYPYDTTPFVKISIEEVVKTLFEGIVLVFLVMYLFLQNFRATLIPTIAVPVVLLGTFGILFACGFTVNTLTMFGMVLAIGLLVDDAIVVVENVERVMAEEGLGPVEATRKSMGQITGALVGIALVLSAVFVPMAFFPGSTGAIYRQFSITIVSAMVLSVLVALILTPALCATMLKPHKGDHHTKGGFFGWFNRSFEKATGRYQGRVEKILGRRGRYMLIYVVIVGVLGYSFQRLPSAFLPEEDQGILLAQVQLPVGSTQQQTIDVLKKMEDHFLNDEKEAVQSIFTVAGFSFAGRGQNSGLAFVRLKDWEDRDLEKNGVNAIIGRAMAEFSQVREAIIFALNPPSIPELGVASGFNLQLQDRGAAGHDALVEATNKLLGEANQNPALTQVRYNGLPDAPQYRLDVDRQKAKAMGVSLNDVNTTMQVAWGSSYVNDFTDRGRIKRVYVQADAPYRMLPDDIENWYVRNDDGEMVPFSSFSEGEWTYGPQQLQRYNGVSAMNIQGNAAPGYSTGEAMAEMEKLVSGLSGGFGSEWTGLSYQEKQAGNQAPALYALSMIVVFLCLAALYESWSIPFAVMMVVPLGVIGAVLAASLRGLDNDVFFQVGLLTTIGLSAKNAILICEFALELEQQGRGLLRGTLDAVRMRLRPILMTSLAFGLGVTPLMLSSGAGSGARNAIGTGVFGGVVAATVLAIFFIPLFYVVVRKLSGVPLTGSTAKDESSDDRGDTPALEQTEGRA
- a CDS encoding efflux transporter outer membrane subunit — protein: MKRLTPAVLVALTLGGCTLMPDYQRPDSPVPQEVGDRNGTADAVVLPGWESLFSDSQLRALVHTALANNRDLRLAMLDVAEARAQYGIEGAALFPEIGVNADGSRSRVPADLSSTGSSTISSEYGVNLGVASYELDLFGRVRSLKESALQSYLSTEEARRSAQITLVSEVANAYLTLLADKQNLRISEDTVESQQESVDLVRNRFDAGLGSELDVRQAEIALETARSNRAQYRRLVAQDRNALAVLVGGPVPVIPDDSLIDPAVAMLSDVPAGLSSNILLQRPDIRQAEYSLKAASANIGAARAAFYPSITLTGSAGTASSELSGLFDGGSGAWSFAPSINLPIFTGGENQANLDLAEVRRDQQVASYEQTIQTAFQEVSDALSARNFLKDQEQAQAALVTATERSLELAESRYEAGADDYLAVLDARRELLSARQTLVDVKLQKLTNRITLYRALGGGESADQTTVIGKTAASDEDAPGA